From Vicinamibacteria bacterium, a single genomic window includes:
- a CDS encoding DNA topoisomerase IV subunit B, protein MATYTAKDITVLQGLEPVRKRPGMYIGGVSAQGLHHLVWEILDNSVDEAMNGFASSIHVTLHRDGSSITIADDGRGIPVDRHPKAKKPALEVILTTLHAGGKFDGQNYKTAGGLHGVGASVVNALSSSLVATVKRDGGVYEQKFKAGKPVTKLRRIGSGRGSGTTITFHPDPKIFPKTKFQPEIIRERLLTTSYLHKGLRITFEDEASREKLVFQHEKGIVAYLAKIVDERKARAVHEAPFALEKNGDERDGTRIQLVMQWTESTDEFLKSYVNGIPTGSGGSHENGFHSGLGKALRNYVEAHKLTPKGVTLSSEDLREGLTGVLSVFVTDPQFQGQTKDRLNNPEVQQQLDAALRPALELWLNENRSTAESVIARIILAARAREASRAASAAITRKTATKGRSMLPGKLSDCTSTRTAETELFIVEGDSAGGSAKQGRDRTRQAVLPLRGKVLNAEQASLAKVLENRELVDLVQALGCGLGKSFDLTKLRYHRVVLLADADADGHHITTLLLTFLYRHMPELIRAGRVYIAQPPLYRIDIGKETFWAADDPDKARILEKHGKGRKADITRFKGLGEMMPKVLWDTTLNPKTRRLLRVSIEDALQTDRVISDLMGKDSQARFHFIMEHAPEAEQLDV, encoded by the coding sequence ATGGCCACATACACCGCGAAAGACATCACCGTACTCCAGGGGCTCGAGCCGGTTCGCAAACGTCCGGGAATGTACATCGGAGGCGTTTCTGCCCAGGGGCTCCATCACCTGGTCTGGGAAATCCTCGACAACTCCGTGGACGAGGCCATGAACGGCTTCGCGAGCTCCATCCACGTGACGCTCCACCGTGATGGGTCGTCGATCACCATCGCCGACGACGGCCGGGGCATCCCCGTCGATCGCCACCCCAAAGCCAAGAAGCCCGCCCTCGAGGTCATTCTCACGACGCTCCATGCGGGAGGCAAGTTCGACGGGCAGAATTACAAGACGGCGGGCGGGCTCCACGGCGTCGGGGCCTCGGTGGTGAATGCCCTCTCCTCCTCTCTGGTGGCTACCGTCAAGCGCGACGGGGGTGTTTATGAGCAGAAGTTCAAGGCGGGAAAACCCGTCACCAAGCTCCGGAGAATCGGCAGCGGTCGCGGCTCGGGGACGACCATCACCTTCCATCCCGATCCCAAGATCTTCCCCAAGACCAAGTTCCAGCCCGAGATCATCCGCGAGCGGCTTTTGACCACGAGCTACCTCCATAAGGGACTCCGTATCACGTTCGAGGACGAAGCGAGCCGAGAGAAGCTCGTCTTCCAGCACGAGAAAGGGATCGTCGCCTACCTCGCGAAGATCGTCGATGAGCGCAAGGCGAGGGCGGTTCACGAAGCGCCTTTCGCGCTCGAAAAAAACGGCGACGAGCGAGACGGAACGAGGATCCAGCTGGTGATGCAGTGGACCGAGTCCACCGACGAATTCCTGAAGAGCTACGTCAACGGAATCCCCACCGGGTCGGGCGGCTCCCACGAGAACGGCTTCCATTCCGGACTCGGCAAGGCGCTGCGCAACTACGTGGAAGCGCACAAGCTCACCCCCAAGGGCGTGACTCTGTCCTCGGAGGACTTGCGCGAGGGGCTCACCGGAGTGTTGAGCGTGTTCGTGACCGATCCGCAGTTTCAAGGACAGACCAAGGATCGACTCAACAACCCCGAGGTCCAGCAGCAGCTCGATGCCGCCTTGCGTCCCGCGCTCGAGCTCTGGCTCAACGAGAACCGTTCCACCGCCGAGTCGGTGATCGCGCGGATCATCCTCGCGGCACGGGCGCGCGAGGCCTCGCGGGCGGCTTCGGCGGCCATCACCCGCAAGACGGCGACCAAGGGACGCTCGATGCTTCCGGGAAAGCTGAGCGACTGTACGTCAACGCGAACCGCGGAGACGGAGCTGTTCATCGTCGAAGGCGATTCCGCCGGCGGCTCGGCCAAACAGGGGCGCGATCGCACTCGCCAGGCGGTGCTTCCTTTGAGGGGAAAGGTCCTGAACGCCGAGCAGGCCTCTCTCGCGAAAGTCCTGGAGAACCGGGAGCTGGTCGACCTGGTGCAGGCGCTCGGATGCGGGCTGGGAAAGAGCTTCGACCTGACAAAGCTCCGCTATCACCGCGTGGTGCTGCTCGCCGACGCCGACGCCGACGGACACCACATCACGACCCTTCTGCTCACGTTTCTCTACCGTCACATGCCCGAGCTCATCCGCGCCGGCCGGGTGTATATCGCGCAACCGCCGCTGTACCGCATCGACATCGGAAAAGAGACGTTCTGGGCGGCGGACGATCCCGACAAGGCTCGAATCCTGGAAAAACACGGCAAGGGGAGGAAAGCCGATATCACGCGTTTCAAGGGACTCGGGGAGATGATGCCGAAGGTTCTCTGGGACACGACGCTCAACCCGAAGACCCGCCGGCTCCTGCGCGTCAGCATCGAGGACGCGCTCCAGACCGACCGCGTCATTTCTGATTTGATGGGCAAGGATTCGCAGGCGCGCTTCCATTTCATCATGGAGCACGCCCCCGAAGCCGAACAGCTCGACGTGTGA
- a CDS encoding DNA topoisomerase (ATP-hydrolyzing) yields MAKKSARKTARTKRPAETAGKKSRGNNVEQGQLAFDDVLPPGGASFVPGGNGAVVELHETAQARYLNYALSVITSRALPDVRDGLKPVQRRILYTMWQQNITADAKFRKCAKVVGDVMGSYHPHGDAAIYDALVRIAQPFATRLPLVQGSGNFGSLDGDSPAAMRYTECRLSRACDEILGEIGKRTVPFRPNYDGSRAEPVVLPAKIPNLLVNGATGIAVGMATNIPPHNLDEVMTALIKMLDAQLEERELSSRQLCRWIKGPDFPTGGQVLNVAEELKQIYEEGSGTIRIRATVEPGETKRGVKSLYVTSIPYMVNKAQLVQRIADVVESRKMPLLVDVKDISTDDVRIELSLKADADEQKVLAYLYKNTPLQSNFSVNLTCLVPTENPEVGRPERLELSEILWHFLHFRMEVVVRRLEHELERLSKRIHILEGLEKVFDVLDQILRIVRRSDGKQDAAKKIMASFPLDAEQTDAILELKLYRLAKLEILLVRQELDEGRKRAKELRRLLGNEAERWKIVRRELVDIQQAYGKPDARRTVIAAVKDEPSFTADDFIVAEDNHVLVTTDGWVKRQREIKDPEKTRLREGDSVLACFAGSTRASAVFFSNLGSAYTARLIDLPATTGHGVPIQTLFKLKDGERIVSAFSLDPRVIGNVFVDEKRPDYAPETHAIAVSSDGYALRFGLEAFVEPSTRNGRRFARLVAAARIVGVQPIHGDETVIVATEKARTLLCRAEEVNYLEGSGRGTILIKLGKADRVLGFIAARDGEALTVVTSRGARKSISATRYDVTSRAGRGRELLRNGTLSGIVRPEVTGPPPIEGSEVETIH; encoded by the coding sequence TTGGCGAAGAAGTCCGCGCGTAAGACTGCCAGAACCAAGAGACCAGCCGAGACCGCAGGAAAGAAGTCCCGAGGAAACAACGTCGAGCAAGGCCAGCTCGCGTTCGACGACGTTCTTCCACCGGGTGGCGCGAGCTTCGTTCCCGGCGGCAACGGCGCGGTCGTCGAGCTCCACGAGACCGCGCAGGCACGCTACCTCAACTACGCCCTTTCCGTCATCACTTCGAGGGCCCTGCCCGACGTGCGCGATGGGCTCAAACCGGTTCAACGCCGCATCCTCTACACGATGTGGCAGCAGAACATCACCGCCGACGCCAAGTTTCGCAAGTGCGCCAAGGTGGTTGGCGACGTGATGGGCTCCTACCACCCCCACGGCGACGCGGCGATCTACGACGCTCTGGTGCGAATCGCCCAGCCCTTCGCGACTCGCCTCCCTCTCGTCCAGGGGTCGGGAAACTTCGGCTCGCTCGACGGGGATTCGCCGGCGGCGATGCGTTATACCGAATGTCGTTTGTCTCGCGCCTGCGACGAGATTCTCGGAGAGATCGGTAAGCGAACGGTCCCCTTCCGGCCCAACTACGACGGCAGCCGCGCGGAGCCGGTGGTGCTGCCGGCGAAGATTCCGAATCTGCTCGTGAACGGCGCGACCGGGATCGCCGTCGGCATGGCGACCAATATCCCGCCCCACAACCTCGACGAGGTCATGACCGCCTTGATCAAGATGCTCGACGCCCAGCTCGAGGAGCGTGAGCTCTCGTCGCGGCAGCTCTGCCGGTGGATCAAGGGCCCCGATTTCCCCACCGGCGGTCAGGTTCTGAACGTCGCCGAGGAGCTGAAGCAGATCTACGAAGAGGGAAGCGGGACGATCCGGATCCGCGCCACCGTCGAGCCGGGAGAGACGAAGCGGGGAGTGAAGTCGCTCTACGTCACCTCCATCCCTTACATGGTGAACAAGGCCCAGCTGGTGCAGCGGATCGCCGACGTGGTGGAGTCGCGCAAGATGCCTCTCCTCGTCGACGTCAAGGACATCTCCACCGACGACGTGCGCATCGAGCTGAGCCTGAAAGCCGATGCCGACGAGCAAAAAGTCCTGGCCTATCTCTACAAGAACACCCCGCTTCAGTCGAACTTCAGCGTGAACCTCACCTGCCTGGTTCCGACCGAGAATCCGGAGGTCGGAAGGCCCGAGCGGCTCGAGCTCAGCGAGATCCTCTGGCATTTCCTCCACTTCCGCATGGAGGTCGTCGTCCGCCGGCTGGAGCACGAGCTCGAGCGGTTATCGAAGCGCATCCACATCCTCGAAGGGCTCGAGAAAGTCTTCGACGTCCTCGATCAGATCCTCCGGATCGTCCGGCGCTCGGATGGCAAACAGGACGCGGCGAAGAAGATCATGGCGAGCTTCCCCCTCGATGCCGAGCAGACCGACGCCATCCTCGAGCTCAAGCTATACCGCCTGGCGAAGCTCGAGATCCTCCTCGTTCGACAGGAGCTCGACGAGGGTCGCAAGCGGGCGAAAGAGCTGCGGCGTCTTCTCGGCAACGAGGCCGAGCGCTGGAAGATCGTTCGCCGGGAGCTCGTCGACATCCAGCAAGCCTACGGGAAGCCGGACGCGAGAAGGACCGTGATCGCGGCGGTGAAAGACGAACCGTCCTTCACCGCCGACGACTTCATCGTGGCCGAAGACAACCACGTGCTCGTCACTACCGACGGTTGGGTGAAGCGCCAGCGCGAGATCAAGGATCCGGAGAAGACCCGTCTTCGCGAGGGCGACTCCGTCCTGGCGTGCTTCGCCGGCTCGACCCGGGCGAGCGCCGTCTTCTTTTCGAACCTGGGCTCCGCCTACACCGCCCGGCTCATCGACCTTCCGGCGACGACGGGACACGGCGTGCCGATCCAGACGCTTTTCAAGCTCAAGGATGGCGAGCGGATCGTCAGTGCCTTCAGCCTCGATCCCCGCGTGATCGGCAACGTCTTCGTCGACGAAAAAAGGCCCGACTACGCCCCCGAGACCCACGCCATCGCCGTTTCGAGCGACGGCTATGCGCTCCGTTTCGGGCTCGAGGCCTTCGTCGAGCCGAGCACGCGCAACGGAAGGCGATTCGCGCGCCTCGTGGCGGCTGCGCGAATCGTGGGAGTCCAGCCGATTCACGGCGACGAGACCGTGATCGTCGCGACCGAGAAGGCGCGGACCCTTCTCTGTCGCGCGGAGGAGGTCAACTATCTCGAGGGCAGCGGAAGGGGCACGATCCTGATCAAGCTCGGCAAGGCCGACCGGGTTCTCGGCTTCATCGCCGCGAGAGACGGCGAGGCGCTGACGGTGGTGACGAGCCGCGGCGCTCGAAAGTCCATCAGCGCGACGCGCTACGACGTGACCTCCCGTGCGGGCCGCGGCCGGGAGCTTCTGAGAAACGGGACCCTGTCGGGCATCGTGCGGCCCGAAGTGACGGGCCCTCCGCCGATCGAGGGTTCCGAGGTCGAGACCATACACTGA
- a CDS encoding YIP1 family protein, translating into MVSFQEHRSGVARMIAGETARTESSRGEGMDFGGYLQKALHILQLDARTIREVSRDEDALLPALLFFAIAGLANGAGQFSFRGMVFGPILATLLSFVFVGLLSVIARLFGSTASFLELYRPLGVAAPIHWVQAFPLIGPFLGFFALLYFAVVAGLAIESTGELPRSKAIAVVTLLVGVSLFLCLVFLALIGSLLLFRALFA; encoded by the coding sequence ATGGTCAGCTTCCAAGAGCACCGTTCGGGTGTCGCCAGAATGATTGCCGGGGAGACCGCTCGAACCGAATCGAGTCGAGGTGAGGGAATGGATTTTGGCGGATACCTGCAAAAGGCCCTTCATATCCTCCAGCTCGATGCCCGCACGATCCGCGAGGTCTCTCGGGACGAGGATGCGCTCCTTCCGGCGCTTCTATTCTTCGCGATCGCCGGGCTCGCCAACGGAGCGGGACAATTCAGTTTTCGTGGAATGGTCTTCGGCCCCATCCTCGCGACCTTGCTCTCTTTCGTCTTCGTCGGACTCTTGAGCGTGATCGCGCGGTTGTTCGGAAGCACGGCGAGCTTCCTCGAGCTCTACCGACCACTCGGAGTGGCGGCACCCATTCACTGGGTCCAGGCGTTTCCTCTGATCGGCCCCTTTCTGGGGTTCTTTGCGCTTCTCTATTTCGCCGTCGTCGCCGGCCTCGCTATCGAGAGCACCGGCGAGCTTCCACGTTCCAAGGCCATTGCGGTCGTAACGCTTCTCGTCGGAGTCAGCCTGTTCCTCTGCCTGGTCTTTCTCGCCTTGATCGGCTCGCTGCTCTTGTTCCGCGCCCTCTTCGCCTGA
- the lpxC gene encoding UDP-3-O-acyl-N-acetylglucosamine deacetylase: MIKQTTLRYEASCVGIGLHSGRKVTISLKPARAGTGIVFRRSDVPDIEIPATSRYLSHINHATCLARDGICIETVEHLLASFNALGVDNVVVELDGPEVPIMDGSASPFVYLIHEAGIRKLPAPRRFLKLRKPVSVAEGGRFVAAYPCDSLRLSYTINFDHPLIRHQELSIEVDESSFCEQVAPARTFGFMKEVELMRQSGLALGGSLDNAIVLGETGVLNNPLRFPNEFVRHKILDLLGDLVLLGRPLLAHVVALRAGHALHTKLVEAILNDEESWELASGPEAELAAAKVSAPALARTR, from the coding sequence ATGATCAAGCAGACGACTCTCCGTTACGAGGCGAGCTGTGTGGGAATTGGACTCCACTCGGGTCGCAAGGTAACCATCTCCCTCAAGCCGGCACGTGCGGGAACGGGTATCGTTTTTCGCCGCTCGGACGTCCCCGACATCGAGATCCCGGCGACGAGCCGGTATCTCTCACACATCAACCACGCGACCTGTCTCGCGCGGGATGGCATTTGCATCGAGACCGTGGAGCATCTCCTCGCTTCTTTCAACGCCCTCGGGGTCGACAACGTCGTCGTCGAGCTCGACGGACCCGAAGTTCCCATCATGGACGGGAGCGCGTCTCCCTTCGTCTACCTGATTCACGAAGCCGGCATTCGGAAGCTGCCCGCGCCGCGACGGTTTCTCAAGCTTCGGAAACCGGTCTCGGTGGCCGAAGGCGGCCGATTCGTTGCCGCCTACCCCTGCGACTCTCTCCGACTGAGCTACACCATCAACTTCGATCATCCTCTGATTCGACACCAGGAATTGTCGATCGAGGTGGATGAATCGTCGTTCTGCGAGCAGGTCGCCCCGGCCCGGACGTTCGGCTTCATGAAAGAGGTCGAGCTCATGCGCCAGAGCGGTCTCGCCCTCGGAGGCTCGCTCGACAATGCGATCGTGTTGGGAGAGACCGGGGTGTTGAACAATCCGTTGCGTTTTCCCAACGAGTTCGTTCGCCACAAGATTCTCGACCTCCTCGGCGATCTCGTTCTTCTGGGAAGGCCTCTGCTCGCCCACGTCGTCGCTTTGCGCGCCGGGCACGCCTTGCACACCAAGCTCGTCGAAGCGATTCTGAACGACGAGGAGTCGTGGGAGCTGGCATCCGGGCCCGAGGCCGAGCTCGCCGCCGCCAAGGTCTCGGCACCCGCGCTCGCGCGGACGCGTTAA
- a CDS encoding DUF1573 domain-containing protein yields the protein MRRALCLLVGLALVAVSDAASGQGRGKDATGPRMEIEPEEFDFGEAEQNQKLVHEFVVRNVGTEDLEIHRISTSCGCTAALATERVVAPGEQTTLKVTFETRRYQGRYERTVSLASNDRRRVLQVRVQAFVRPPG from the coding sequence GTGCGGAGAGCTCTTTGTCTGCTCGTCGGTCTGGCTCTGGTTGCCGTTTCTGACGCGGCCTCGGGTCAGGGCCGGGGGAAGGACGCCACCGGACCGAGGATGGAGATCGAGCCGGAGGAGTTCGATTTCGGTGAGGCCGAGCAGAATCAGAAACTCGTTCACGAGTTCGTCGTGCGGAACGTGGGGACCGAAGATCTCGAGATTCACAGGATCTCGACCTCGTGCGGATGCACCGCCGCGCTCGCCACCGAACGAGTCGTAGCCCCCGGGGAGCAGACGACTCTGAAGGTCACGTTCGAGACCCGTCGATACCAGGGCCGATACGAGCGAACCGTCTCGTTGGCCTCGAACGATCGGCGCCGCGTACTCCAGGTTCGGGTGCAGGCTTTCGTTCGACCGCCGGGTTAA
- a CDS encoding STAS domain-containing protein, with the protein MNLQIESRDDIKILRVNEERLVYSMLGAFFAEASRTIEAGARKLLVDLSAVSYIDSASVGCLMDIYRAMDEHSGKIKLLGLQERVETMVSMTGLHNFMEIYRDEASALASF; encoded by the coding sequence GACATCAAGATCTTGAGGGTGAACGAGGAACGGCTCGTCTATTCGATGTTGGGCGCCTTTTTCGCCGAAGCCTCCAGGACCATCGAAGCGGGCGCGAGGAAGCTGCTCGTCGATCTTTCGGCCGTCAGCTATATCGACAGCGCGTCCGTCGGCTGCCTGATGGATATCTACCGGGCGATGGACGAGCACTCCGGCAAGATCAAGCTCCTGGGTCTGCAGGAACGGGTGGAAACGATGGTGAGCATGACCGGGCTTCACAACTTCATGGAGATCTATCGCGACGAGGCGTCGGCGCTCGCGAGCTTCTGA